A region of Larimichthys crocea isolate SSNF chromosome X, L_crocea_2.0, whole genome shotgun sequence DNA encodes the following proteins:
- the LOC104933922 gene encoding kinesin-associated protein 3 isoform X2 has product MSTTLRKVTAGSLDVHPTEKALVVHYEVEATILGEGGGHMLGERKEGQKIIRVKSLSPSTDVGALAKKVMEECKLIPASRLPQVEQLLYYLQNRKSSPVEGKLEKKEKRTVKPRELTPFEGMEINEEACITRVDEYIELLYEGIPEKIRGSALILQLARNPDNLEELLHNEAVLGALARVLREDWKQSVDLATIIIYIFFCFSSFSQFHGVVSHYKIGALCMSVVEHELKRHDVWREELRKKNKACESAPENSSLRRDQDKAMRKYQGLLAKQEQLLRVSLYLLLNLAEDTRTELKMRNKNIVGLLVKVLERDDEELLVLVVSFLKKLSIFLENKNDMAEVDTVERLAHLVPCDHDDLLNLTLRLLLNLSFDSGLRAKMVEVGLLPKLTALLGDENNRQVAMRILYHISIDDRFKGMFVYTDCIPQLMRMLYEHSEEEIEGEIISICINLAANKRNAQLMCEGNGLKMLMKRALKMKDCLLMKMIRNISQHDGLTKPLFIDYVGDLAAEIRAEEEEVWVLECLGTLANLTIPDLDWELVLKEYNLVPYLKDRLKPGSAEDDLILEVVIMIGTVSMDDACAAMLAKSGIIPALIELLNAQQEDDEFVCQIVYVFYQMVFHQATRDVIIKDTQAPAYLIDLMHDKNAEIRKVCDNTLDIIAEYDEEWGRKIQSEKFRFHNNQWLEMVESRQADESEPYLYDNDDRTDLFYSADGITPADGSVSPDFFSDMQPQNGDVHHTGDGNDVFDQTSSSPGRPATAYGFRPDEQPFYQYS; this is encoded by the exons ATGTCAACGACACTACG CAAAGTGACTGCGGGCAGTCTGGATGTCCATCCCACAGAGAAGGCCCTTGTGGTCCACTATGAGGTGGAAGCAACTATCCTGGGGGAAGGTGGAGGTCATATGCTGGGCGAACGCAAGGAGGGACAAAAGAT TATCCGTGTGAAAAGTCTTTCTCCGAGTACAGATGTAGGAGCTTTGGCTAAGAAAGTGATGGAAGAGTGTAAACTCATCCCAGCTTCCCGTCTGCCCCAGGTGGAGCAGCTCCTCTACTACTTGCAGAACAGAAAATCATCACCAGTGGAGGGCAAAC tggagaagaaagagaaaagaactGTGAAACCCAGAGAGCTGACGCCGTTTGAAGGGATGGAg ATAAACGAGGAAGCCTGTATAACCAGAGTGGATGAGTACATTGAACTGCTCTATGAAGGCATCCCGGAGAAGATCAGAGGCTCTGCTCTTATTCTGCAGCTCGCCCGCAACCCTGATaacctggaggagctgctgcacaATG aggcAGTTCTTGGTGCTCTGGCCAGAGTATTGAGGGAGGACTGGAAACAGAGTGTAGATCTGGCTACCATCATCATTTAcatcttcttctgcttctccag tTTCTCCCAGTTTCATGGAGTGGTGAGTCATTATAAAATAGGAGCGTTGTGTATGAGCGTGGTGGAACATGAGCTGAAGAGACATGACGTGTGGCGCGAGGAGCTACGCAAGAAGAACAAGGCTT GTGAGTCAGCACCCGAGAACAGCTCACTCAGAAGGGACCAGGACAAAGCCATGAGAAAATACCAAGGCCTTCTGGCCAAACAGGAGCAGCTGCTCAGAG TGTCTCTTTACCTCCTGTTGAACCTCGCTGAGGACACCAGAACCGAGCTGAAGATgaggaataaaaacattgttggtCTGCTGGTCAAAGTTCTTGAACGGGATGATGAGGAGCTGCTGGTCCTGGTGGTGTCATTCCTCAAAAAACTTTCCATCTTCCTGGAGAACAAGAATGACATG GCTGAGGTGGACACTGTAGAACGATTGGCTCATCTGGTTCCCTGTGACCATGACGACCTGTTAAACCTGACTCTGCGTCTGCTGCTCAACCTCTCCTTTGACTCTGGACTCAGAGCCAAGATGGTGGAAGTCGGACTGTTGCCTAAACTGACTGCCTTGTTGG GTGACGAGAACAACCGTCAGGTCGCCATGCGTATCCTGTATCACATCAGCATCGACGACCGATTCAAGGGcatgtttgtttacactgaCTGCATACCTCAG CTAATGCGAATGCTGTATGAGCACAGCGAGGAGGAAATCGAAGGCGAGATCATCTCCATCTGTATCAACCTTGCTGCAAACAAGAGGAATGCACAGCTCATGTGTGAAG GAAATGGGCTGAAGATGCTCATGAAGAGAGCTCTGAAGATGAAAGACTGCCTTCTGATGAAGATGATCAGAAACATCTCACAGCATGACGGACTAACCAAACCACTCTTCATA gacTATGTTGGCGATCTGGCAGCAGAGATccgtgcagaggaggaggaggtgtgggtTCTGGAGTGTCTGGGGACGCTGGCAAATCTCACCATCCCTGACCTGGACTGGGAGTTGGTGCTGAAGGAGTACAACCTCGTACCCTACCTCAAAGACAGACTTAAACCAG gctcAGCAGAGGATGACCTCATCCTGGAGGTGGTGATAATGATTGGAACGGTTTCCATGGATGACGCCTGTGCTGCCATGTTGGCCAAATCTGGCATTATTCCTGCTCTTATCGAGCTGCTGaatg CCCAGCAGGAGGACGATGAGTTTGTGTGTCAGATTGTCTACGTCTTTTATCAGATGGTTTTTCACCAGGCCACACGAGACGTCATCATCAAAGACACCC AGGCTCCAGCCTACCTGATAGATCTGATGCATGACAAGAATGCAGAGATCAGAAAAGTGTGTGACAACACCCTCGACATTATCGCT GAGTACGATGAGGAGTGGGGGAGGAAGATTCAGTCAGAAAAGTTCCGTTTCCATAACAACCAGTGGTTGGAGATGGTCGAGAGTCGCCAAGCTGATGAGTCTGAACCATATCTCTACGATAATGATGACAGGACTGACCTATTCTACagtgcag atGGAATAACTCCAGCAGACGGCTCAGTCAGCCCTGATTTCTTCAGTGACATGCAGCCTCAAAATGGAGACGTGCACCATACAGG aGATGGCAATGACGTGTTCGACCAGACGAGCTCGTCACCTGGACGACCGGCTACTGCGTATGGCTTCAGACCTGACGAACAACCCTTTTATCAGTACTCATAG
- the LOC104933922 gene encoding kinesin-associated protein 3 isoform X1: protein MQDDARYLKRKVTAGSLDVHPTEKALVVHYEVEATILGEGGGHMLGERKEGQKIIRVKSLSPSTDVGALAKKVMEECKLIPASRLPQVEQLLYYLQNRKSSPVEGKLEKKEKRTVKPRELTPFEGMEINEEACITRVDEYIELLYEGIPEKIRGSALILQLARNPDNLEELLHNEAVLGALARVLREDWKQSVDLATIIIYIFFCFSSFSQFHGVVSHYKIGALCMSVVEHELKRHDVWREELRKKNKACESAPENSSLRRDQDKAMRKYQGLLAKQEQLLRVSLYLLLNLAEDTRTELKMRNKNIVGLLVKVLERDDEELLVLVVSFLKKLSIFLENKNDMAEVDTVERLAHLVPCDHDDLLNLTLRLLLNLSFDSGLRAKMVEVGLLPKLTALLGDENNRQVAMRILYHISIDDRFKGMFVYTDCIPQLMRMLYEHSEEEIEGEIISICINLAANKRNAQLMCEGNGLKMLMKRALKMKDCLLMKMIRNISQHDGLTKPLFIDYVGDLAAEIRAEEEEVWVLECLGTLANLTIPDLDWELVLKEYNLVPYLKDRLKPGSAEDDLILEVVIMIGTVSMDDACAAMLAKSGIIPALIELLNAQQEDDEFVCQIVYVFYQMVFHQATRDVIIKDTQAPAYLIDLMHDKNAEIRKVCDNTLDIIAEYDEEWGRKIQSEKFRFHNNQWLEMVESRQADESEPYLYDNDDRTDLFYSADGITPADGSVSPDFFSDMQPQNGDVHHTGDGNDVFDQTSSSPGRPATAYGFRPDEQPFYQYS from the exons ATGCAGGATGACGCGCGCTACCTCAAACG CAAAGTGACTGCGGGCAGTCTGGATGTCCATCCCACAGAGAAGGCCCTTGTGGTCCACTATGAGGTGGAAGCAACTATCCTGGGGGAAGGTGGAGGTCATATGCTGGGCGAACGCAAGGAGGGACAAAAGAT TATCCGTGTGAAAAGTCTTTCTCCGAGTACAGATGTAGGAGCTTTGGCTAAGAAAGTGATGGAAGAGTGTAAACTCATCCCAGCTTCCCGTCTGCCCCAGGTGGAGCAGCTCCTCTACTACTTGCAGAACAGAAAATCATCACCAGTGGAGGGCAAAC tggagaagaaagagaaaagaactGTGAAACCCAGAGAGCTGACGCCGTTTGAAGGGATGGAg ATAAACGAGGAAGCCTGTATAACCAGAGTGGATGAGTACATTGAACTGCTCTATGAAGGCATCCCGGAGAAGATCAGAGGCTCTGCTCTTATTCTGCAGCTCGCCCGCAACCCTGATaacctggaggagctgctgcacaATG aggcAGTTCTTGGTGCTCTGGCCAGAGTATTGAGGGAGGACTGGAAACAGAGTGTAGATCTGGCTACCATCATCATTTAcatcttcttctgcttctccag tTTCTCCCAGTTTCATGGAGTGGTGAGTCATTATAAAATAGGAGCGTTGTGTATGAGCGTGGTGGAACATGAGCTGAAGAGACATGACGTGTGGCGCGAGGAGCTACGCAAGAAGAACAAGGCTT GTGAGTCAGCACCCGAGAACAGCTCACTCAGAAGGGACCAGGACAAAGCCATGAGAAAATACCAAGGCCTTCTGGCCAAACAGGAGCAGCTGCTCAGAG TGTCTCTTTACCTCCTGTTGAACCTCGCTGAGGACACCAGAACCGAGCTGAAGATgaggaataaaaacattgttggtCTGCTGGTCAAAGTTCTTGAACGGGATGATGAGGAGCTGCTGGTCCTGGTGGTGTCATTCCTCAAAAAACTTTCCATCTTCCTGGAGAACAAGAATGACATG GCTGAGGTGGACACTGTAGAACGATTGGCTCATCTGGTTCCCTGTGACCATGACGACCTGTTAAACCTGACTCTGCGTCTGCTGCTCAACCTCTCCTTTGACTCTGGACTCAGAGCCAAGATGGTGGAAGTCGGACTGTTGCCTAAACTGACTGCCTTGTTGG GTGACGAGAACAACCGTCAGGTCGCCATGCGTATCCTGTATCACATCAGCATCGACGACCGATTCAAGGGcatgtttgtttacactgaCTGCATACCTCAG CTAATGCGAATGCTGTATGAGCACAGCGAGGAGGAAATCGAAGGCGAGATCATCTCCATCTGTATCAACCTTGCTGCAAACAAGAGGAATGCACAGCTCATGTGTGAAG GAAATGGGCTGAAGATGCTCATGAAGAGAGCTCTGAAGATGAAAGACTGCCTTCTGATGAAGATGATCAGAAACATCTCACAGCATGACGGACTAACCAAACCACTCTTCATA gacTATGTTGGCGATCTGGCAGCAGAGATccgtgcagaggaggaggaggtgtgggtTCTGGAGTGTCTGGGGACGCTGGCAAATCTCACCATCCCTGACCTGGACTGGGAGTTGGTGCTGAAGGAGTACAACCTCGTACCCTACCTCAAAGACAGACTTAAACCAG gctcAGCAGAGGATGACCTCATCCTGGAGGTGGTGATAATGATTGGAACGGTTTCCATGGATGACGCCTGTGCTGCCATGTTGGCCAAATCTGGCATTATTCCTGCTCTTATCGAGCTGCTGaatg CCCAGCAGGAGGACGATGAGTTTGTGTGTCAGATTGTCTACGTCTTTTATCAGATGGTTTTTCACCAGGCCACACGAGACGTCATCATCAAAGACACCC AGGCTCCAGCCTACCTGATAGATCTGATGCATGACAAGAATGCAGAGATCAGAAAAGTGTGTGACAACACCCTCGACATTATCGCT GAGTACGATGAGGAGTGGGGGAGGAAGATTCAGTCAGAAAAGTTCCGTTTCCATAACAACCAGTGGTTGGAGATGGTCGAGAGTCGCCAAGCTGATGAGTCTGAACCATATCTCTACGATAATGATGACAGGACTGACCTATTCTACagtgcag atGGAATAACTCCAGCAGACGGCTCAGTCAGCCCTGATTTCTTCAGTGACATGCAGCCTCAAAATGGAGACGTGCACCATACAGG aGATGGCAATGACGTGTTCGACCAGACGAGCTCGTCACCTGGACGACCGGCTACTGCGTATGGCTTCAGACCTGACGAACAACCCTTTTATCAGTACTCATAG
- the pdca gene encoding phosducin a isoform X2 has product MSGSTQEEEELPANHTGPKGVINDWRKFKLDSVDQTVPQSKRELLRQMSSQREDDKERLTRKMSVQEYELIQEEDERCLKRYRKQCMQEMHERLSFGPTFEAVYELESGEDFLEVIEKEHRLTLVVVHVYQHGVKGCEQLNSCLDCLASEYSGVKFCRIDAVATGAAERFSPEVLPALLVYKAGELLGNFLAVTKHFHEEFFATDVEAFLNEYALLPEKEFTACADDEDEGGDVE; this is encoded by the exons ATGTCTGGCTCTAcccaggaagaagaggagttGCCTGCCAATCATACAG gtccAAAGGGTGTAATTAATGACTGGCGGAAGTTTAAGCTGGACAGTGTGGATCAGACTGTCCCTCAAAGCAAAAGAGAGCTGCTCAGGCAAATGTCCAGTCAACGAGAAGATGACAAGGAAAGACTGACCAGAAAG ATGAGTGTTCAGGAGTACGAACTGATCCAGGAAGAGGATGAGCGTTGCCTGAAACGCTACAGAAAACAGTGTATGCAGGAAATGCATGAGCGCCTGAGCTTCGGTCCTACATTTGAAGCAGTCTACGAGCTCGAGAGTGGAGAAGACTTCCTGGAAGTCATAGAGAAGGAACATCGGTTGACCCTAGTGGTAGTCCACGTCTACCAGCATGGTGTCAAAG GTTGTGAACAGTTGAACTCCTGTCTGGACTGTCTGGCTTCAGAGTACTCTGGTGTTAAATTTTGTCGCATTGATGCTGTGGCGACAGGTGCTGCTGAGCGCTTCTCCCCTGAG GTTCTTCCTGCTCTGCTGGTGTACAAAGCCGGTGAGTTATTGGGAAATTTCCTGGCTGTTACCAAACACTTCCATGAAGAGTTCTTTGCAACGGACGTGGAGGCATTTCTCAATGAATATGCCCTGTTACCTGAGAAGGAGTTCACAGCATGtgctgatgatgaggatgagggaGGGGACGTGGAgtag
- the pdca gene encoding phosducin a isoform X1 → MQLAKWQRANPPVRKKKYKTHFTAEYTKVYPCLVKVRNDDTMARCTVCNSDFSISHGGLNDCKRHVETAFKMSGSTQEEEELPANHTGPKGVINDWRKFKLDSVDQTVPQSKRELLRQMSSQREDDKERLTRKMSVQEYELIQEEDERCLKRYRKQCMQEMHERLSFGPTFEAVYELESGEDFLEVIEKEHRLTLVVVHVYQHGVKGCEQLNSCLDCLASEYSGVKFCRIDAVATGAAERFSPEVLPALLVYKAGELLGNFLAVTKHFHEEFFATDVEAFLNEYALLPEKEFTACADDEDEGGDVE, encoded by the exons ATGCAGCTCGCGAAATGGCAGAGGGCGAATCctccagtaagaaaaaaaaaatacaaaactcattttacagcagagtatACGAAAGTATATCCTTGTCttgttaaagtgaggaatgatgacaccatggcaaggtgcactgtgtgcaacagtgatttcagcatttCCCACGGCGGACTTAATGATTGCAAACGACATGTCGAG ACTGCTTTTAAGATGTCTGGCTCTAcccaggaagaagaggagttGCCTGCCAATCATACAG gtccAAAGGGTGTAATTAATGACTGGCGGAAGTTTAAGCTGGACAGTGTGGATCAGACTGTCCCTCAAAGCAAAAGAGAGCTGCTCAGGCAAATGTCCAGTCAACGAGAAGATGACAAGGAAAGACTGACCAGAAAG ATGAGTGTTCAGGAGTACGAACTGATCCAGGAAGAGGATGAGCGTTGCCTGAAACGCTACAGAAAACAGTGTATGCAGGAAATGCATGAGCGCCTGAGCTTCGGTCCTACATTTGAAGCAGTCTACGAGCTCGAGAGTGGAGAAGACTTCCTGGAAGTCATAGAGAAGGAACATCGGTTGACCCTAGTGGTAGTCCACGTCTACCAGCATGGTGTCAAAG GTTGTGAACAGTTGAACTCCTGTCTGGACTGTCTGGCTTCAGAGTACTCTGGTGTTAAATTTTGTCGCATTGATGCTGTGGCGACAGGTGCTGCTGAGCGCTTCTCCCCTGAG GTTCTTCCTGCTCTGCTGGTGTACAAAGCCGGTGAGTTATTGGGAAATTTCCTGGCTGTTACCAAACACTTCCATGAAGAGTTCTTTGCAACGGACGTGGAGGCATTTCTCAATGAATATGCCCTGTTACCTGAGAAGGAGTTCACAGCATGtgctgatgatgaggatgagggaGGGGACGTGGAgtag